One segment of Euwallacea fornicatus isolate EFF26 chromosome 23, ASM4011564v1, whole genome shotgun sequence DNA contains the following:
- the Dnaaf3 gene encoding dynein axonemal assembly factor 3 homolog has translation MFWGITPALDLIKDLKESTENKNLPSVLNMLIVGGTDSRHVLQTLARRYRHDAESVQINFYLMEACMETVAKQLLLMYTAFQPKDSLGSEQKTRVFMELYGNTLVRQFTAKYLSHTANAMVNMITNYDYLNQKMDFLSLDIKYKERDYLENVVKFWGGKDEFNIVDMWDRRIRKKLGVRYDSKMGVFDWDLHMRLHLAGARQICDQEYRMFRLNGMAYSWLESEMARPNRSLVCGILQNGQQFAHYGYLGDMETGPFVTFGLECEDKSFLRNTNGQNFHRSTDVIERNLKQIFHEIEHSIEYVHVKKNDLELGHAVLSHGKMVVDMRAPEVTRKEVKSCIKLKNVSIKFLTLSLLKQMLYKESYWNFFNVVYFGHNYLRYFDREVIVKIMRESALLVVEHPLFKTQNRKKDLKEYAKKVEDKLGELKVIKFEFNLEKDCYMKFIMDAKKQ, from the exons ATGTTTTGGGGAATAACTCCAGCTTTGGACTTAATTAAAGACCTTAAGGAGTCGACTGAGAATAAAAACTTACCGTCAGTGCTGAATATGCTAATTGTTGGTGGTACGGATTCGAGGCACGTGTTGCAGACTCTCGCTCGTAGATATCGGCATGATGCT gaGTCAGTGCAAATAAACTTTTACCTCATGGAGGCATGCATGGAGACCGTAGCCAAACAATTGCTGCTTATGTATACAGCTTTTCAACCAAAAGATTCTTTAGGCTCTGAACAAAAAACTAGAGTGTTCATGGAACTCTACGGAAACACTTTAGTCCGACAATTTACCGCAAAGTATCTATCCCACACAGCCAATGCCATGGTGAATATGATCACCAACTATGACTATCTCAACCAAAAAATGGATTTCTTATCGTTGGATATTAAATACAAAGAAAGAGACTACTTAGAAAACGTGGTCAAGTTTTGGGGTGGTAAAGACGAGTTTAATATTGTAGATATGTGGGATAGGCGAATAAGGAAGAAACTGGGTGTAAG ATATGATTCTAAAATGGGAGTGTTTGATTGGGACCTCCACATGCGTCTTCACCTTGCAGGAGCTAGACAAATATGCGACCAAGAGTACCGTATGTTCCGACTTAACGGTATGGCGTATTCCTGGTTGGAATCAGAAATGGCTAGGCCCAACAGAAGTTTAGTTTGCGGTATTCTGCAAAATGGGCAACAATTTGCCCATTATGGATATCTTGGTGATATGGAAACTGGCCCTTTTGTCACTTTCGGACTTGAGTGTGAAGATAAGAGCTTTCTCAGAAATACCAATGGACAAAATTTTCACAG ATCAACTGATGTAATTGAGAGAAACttaaagcaaatatttcatgaaattgaACATAGTATTGAGTACGTACACGTGAAGAAAAATGACTTGGAATTGGGACATGCCGTTCTCAGTCATGGCAAGATGGTAGTGGATATGAGGGCCCCAGAAGTGACCAGGAAAGAAGTCAAGAGTTGCATTAAGCTCAAGAATGTatccataaaatttttgactttgtCATTGTTAAAGCAAATGCTCTATAAAGAGAGCtactggaatttttttaatgtcgtATATTTTGGTCATAACTACTTAAGGTATTTTGACCGTGAAGTTATAGTAAAGATTATGAGGGAAAGTGCTTTGCTAGTAGTGGAGCATCCGTTatttaaaactcaaaataggaaaaaagatttaaaagaatatgctaaaaaagTTGAAGATAAGTTAGGAGAGTTAAAGGTAATTaagtttgaatttaatttggaaaaagattgttatatgaaatttataatggatgccaaaaaacaataa
- the LOC136346595 gene encoding probable 28S rRNA (cytosine-C(5))-methyltransferase, giving the protein MGRKAKFTEEVLEKRGPGKKAKKQKDPTFPKSLTDTKDADKKLSSRQKKRLKKREEKKVVLLEKRKEKMKTKKKEKKEAPEKTQPQKQCFSEDSDDDDLLPIEKQNIKLKKRQAREEKEAEAEMQLNIANQEKFQFPTEESEREQVQSLQDVQQRIREIITVLSDFSNQRDANHSRNDYIEFLRKDLCTYYSYNEFLMEKFMQLFPLSELLEFLEASEVQRPLTIRTNSLKTRRRDLAQALINRGVNLDPIGKWSKVGLVVYSSHVPIGATPEYLAGHYIIQGASSFLPVMALAPQENEKILDMSAAPGGKASHISAVMKNTGVLFANDLNKERIKAVVGNFHRLGVVNSIITCMDGRKIPNLMKVFFDRVLLDAPCTGTGVVAKDQSVKTSKDETDIQRCYNLQRQLLLAAIDSVNAKSSTGGYIVYSTCSVLPEENEWVIDFALKKRNVKLVETGLGFGTEGFTKYRQLRFHPTLNLTRRFYPHEHNMDGFFVAKLKKFSNAIPRNDDSDILDTPESNMEG; this is encoded by the exons ATGGGAAGAAAAGCTAAATTTACGGAGGAGGTATTAGAGAAAAGAGGCCCAGGAAAAAAGGCAAAGAAGCAGAAAGATCCCACATTTCCAAAAAGCTTAACTG ACACAAAGGATGCAGACAAGAAACTGAGTTCAAGGCAAAAGAAAAGGTTAAAGAAGCGTGAGGAAAAAAAAGTAGTACTTTTAGAAAAACGGAAGGAAAAGATGAAAACTaagaaaaaggagaaaaaagaaGCTCCAGAGAAAACTCAACCTCAAAAGCAATGCTTCAGTGAAG aCTCAGACGACGATGACTTACTTCCCATTgagaaacaaaatataaagCTAAAAAAGCGGCAAGCTAGAGAAGAAAAAGAAGCCGAGGCCGAAATGCAGCTCAATATCGCGAACCaagaaaagtttcaatttcCTACTGAAGAGTCTGAGAGAGAGCAAGTCCAATCTTTACAG gaCGTTCAACAGAGGATTCGTGAAATTATCACAGTCTTATCAGACTTCAGTAATCAAAGAGATGCGAACCATTCTAGAAATGACTATATTGAATTTCTTAGGAAGGATCTCTGCACTTATTatagttacaatgaattcctTATGGAGAAATTTATGCAACTCTTTCCGCTCTCGGAATTATTGGAGTTCTTAGAAGCTAGTGAAGTACAAAGGCCACTCACTATACGAACCAACAGTTTGAAAACCAGGAGAAGAGATTTGGCACAGGCGCTGATTAATAGAGGCGTTAATTTAGATCCTATTGGCAAGTGGAGCAAG GTGGGATTGGTAGTATATTCCTCTCATGTACCAATAGGAGCCACTCCTGAGTATTTAGCAGGGCACTATATCATACAAGGAGCATCGAGTTTTTTGCCAGTTATGGCGCTGGCGCCACaggaaaacgaaaaaattttgGATATGTCCGCAGCTCCCGGAGGGAAAGCATCGCATATTTCCGCAGTTATGAAGAATACTGGGGTGTTATTTgcaaatgatttaaataa GGAACGAATTAAGGCTGTTGTTGGCAATTTCCATAGATTGGGAGTGGTGAACAGCATAATTACCTGCATGGATGGAAGAAAAATTCCCAATCTCATGAAGGTATTTTTTGATAGGGTTCTTTTGGACGCTCCCTGTACTG GAACTGGAGTAGTTGCCAAAGATCAAAGTGTGAAAACCAGCAAAGACGAAACTGATATTCAGAGATGTTACAACTTACAGCGACAATTATTATTAGCAGCAATTGATTCGGTTAACGCAAAATCCTCAACGGGAG gTTACATTGTATATTCAACTTGTTCGGTTTTGCCAGAAGAGAACGAGTGGGTGATAGATTTCGCTTTGAAAAAGCGGAATGTGAAACTGGTGGAAACTGGCCTGGGATTCGGGACTGAGGGTTTCACTAAATATAGACAGTTGag GTTTCATCCAACGTTGAATTTGACTAGGAGGTTTTACCCGCATGAGCATAATATGGACGGCTTCTTTGTTgctaaattgaagaaattctcTAATGCCATTCCAAGAAACGATGATTCCGATATTTTAGATACACCAGAGAGTAACATGGAAGGTTAA